From the genome of Nicotiana sylvestris chromosome 2, ASM39365v2, whole genome shotgun sequence, one region includes:
- the LOC138885957 gene encoding uncharacterized protein encodes MADDADRFFKEQLQEETTTMSFDILEHVPTLEDYAQNVELIKQPTKEEVIHAVFGLNGDSAGGPDGFTGCFFHTCWDIIAEDMVKMVHAFFNGHELPRYITHTNLVLLPKKKEVVTFSDMRPISLSNFVNKIFSRVVHERLAVLLPNIVSEEHAGFVKGRSIVENVLLTQEIITDIRLRTKAGPNVVIKLDMAKAYDRLSWLFLTKVFRKMGFGERFIGLVYGIVANNWYSVLLNGQPYGFFKSTRGVKQGDPISPTLFILAAEALSRGLNALHKNLHFCGFGLPKWSPKINHLSYADDIIIFSSSDAISLTLIMKVLAGYEAASGQLINKSKSAIYLHHSAGEEVVDKVQRIIGFNKQEFPFTYLGCPIFYARRRMDYYQDLMTKVLDKLQDWKGIGALYFVTTPDFVCDESIQNIYDVVVNDQWDEVKIREILPEQLANHILLHIKPPVVHDALDKPLWMLESRGEFTVKSSWDYVRIRNQPSNAYRFIWVQGLPFKISFFMWKLWKNKLPLDNFLRKIGYLMASKCWCRSEPHEETMQHLFYSSYAATKVWKYFLGHAGINVDGITLHQAITKCWTVEVIPRLKPTLQALPAVIVWELWKRRNSYKHGEPVTINRVINHISTSMQSLVKFRKPSIQRVPHRWPDLLNKMESYLPKLKYTKVMWDCPSPGWIKVNTDGASRGNPGRSEIGYVLRNEEGDITYGYGREVQEGTNSEAEAQAILEAMRFCIDNDYILIELHTDSMMLKNVLNGE; translated from the exons ATGGCAGATGACGCAGATAGGTTCTTCAAAGAACAGCTCCAGGAAGAAACAACTACTATGTCCTTTGATATTCTTGAACATGTACCAACACTGGAAGATTATGCCCAGAATGTTGAGCTAATTAAGCAGCCAACGAAGGAAGAGGTCATACATGCAGTTTTTGGATTAAATGGTGATAGTGCAGGGGGTCCGGATGGCTTTACTGGGTGCTTCTTTCATACCTGTTGGGACATAATTGCGGAAGATATGGTAAAAATGGTACATGCCTTTTTCAATGGACATGAGTTGCCCAGATATATAACTCATACAAATCTAGTGCTTCTGCCAAAAAAGAAAGAGGTGGTCACCTTTTCAGATATGCGACCTATTAGCCTTAGCAATTTTGTTAACAAGATATTTTCTAGAGTCGTTCATGAAAGGCTAGCAGTGTTACTTCCCAACATAGTCTCTGAGGAGCATGCTGGCTTTGTAAAGGGTAGGAGCATTGTTGAAAATGTTTTATTAACCCAGGAGATCATCACAGATATAAGGTTGAGGACAAAAGCTGGGCCAAACGTTGTGATCAAATTAGATATGGCCAAGGCATACGATCGTTTGTCATGGTTGTTTCTAACTAAGGTGTTTAGGAAAATGGGATTTGGGGAAAGATTTATTGGTTTGGTGTATGGAATTGTAGCAAACAACTGGTACTCTGTGTTGTTAAATGGGCAGCCTTATGGTTTCTTTAAGTCGACAAGAGGGGTGAAACAAGGGGATCCTATTTCACCAACTCTATTTATCTTGGCTGCAGAAGCTCTGTCAAGAGGGCTGAATGCACTTCACAAAAATTTACACTTCTGTGGCTTTGGCTTGCCCAAGTGGAGCCCAAAGATTAACCACCTTTCATACGCAGATGACATTATCATTTTTTCATCTTCTGATGCAATATCGCTGACACTGATTATGAAGGTTTTAGCAGGTTATGAGGCAGCTTCTGGGCAACTTATTAACAAGAGTAAAAGTGCAATCTATCTTCATCATTCAGCAGGAGAGGAAGTAGTGGATAAGGTGCAGAGAATAATAGGTTTTAACAAACAGGAGTTCCCTTTTACTTACCTTGGTTGTCCAATTTTCTATGCAAGAAGAAGAATGGATTATTACCAAGACCTCATGACTAAAGTGCTGGATAAACTACAAGATTGGAAAG GAATCGGTGCATTATATTTTGTTACTACACCTGACTTTGTATGTGACGAATCCATTCAGAACATATATGATGTTGTAGTCAATGATCAATGGGATGAGGTCAAGATCAGGGAAATATTACCAGAACAATTGGCAAATCACATTCTGCTGCATATAAAGCCTCCAGTCGTACATGATGCTCTTGATAAACCACTGTGGATGTTGGAATCAAGAGGGGAATTTACTGTGAAATCATCTTGGGATTATGTGAGGATAAGAAATCAGCCAAGTAATGCATACAGATTCATTTGGGTGCAGGGGCTACCTTTCAAAATTTCCTTCTTTATGTGGAAGTTGTGGAAAAATAAACTACCTTTGGACAATTTTCTCAGAAAAATAGGGTACCTTATGGCTTCAAAATGTTGGTGTCGTTCTGAACCACATGAGGAGACAATGCAACATCTTTTCTACAGTTCATATGCAGCCACTAAGGTATGGAAATATTTTCTAGGTCATGCAGGAATAAATGTTGATGGAATCACACTTCATCAAGCTATAACCAAGTGTTGGACTGTAGAAGTGATTCCCAGATTGAAGCCTACACTACAAGCATTACCAGCTGTGATTGTTTGGGAATTATGGAAGCGAAGGAACAGTTATAAACATGGGGAACCTGTGACTATTAATAGAGTTATTAACCATATATCTACCTCTATGCAGTCATTAGTCAAATTCAGAAAGCCATCAATACAAAGAGTCCCACACAGATGGCCAGATTTGTTAAATAAAATGGAGTCCTATCTGCCCAAACTGAAGTATACTAAGGTGATGTGGGACTGTCCTAGCCCAGGTTGGATCAAGGTGAATACAGATGGAGCGTCTAGGGGAAATCCTGGTAGAAGTGAAATTGGCTATGTATTAAGGAATGAGGAGGGTGACATAACATATGGCTATGGGAGAGAAGTGCAGGAAGGGACAAATTCTGAAGCTGAAGCACAAGCAATCTTGGAAGCAATGAGGTTCTGTATTGATAATGACTACATACTTATAGAACTTCATACTGACTCCATGATGTTGAAGAATGTACTAAATGGAGAATGA